One Falsarthrobacter nasiphocae DNA segment encodes these proteins:
- a CDS encoding polysaccharide biosynthesis tyrosine autokinase, producing the protein MTTLLGLAAAMGWAAVQPRTYTAHSTGQVTTGNNDNLGLALAADQLARSKATQFKALATSPAVAKAAVSKAGIDLSPDAALGRVSVSVPLDTAQLEISAKGSTPDEARKLADAWVAALGDEAQKIENGGSKPKASSSSSPEGQSSVIRVVSISQAALPGAPSSPNLKVALAIGLLAGLLAGFIYALVKSYFDRRIRSAAIFTSEFDIPVVGTIPASKVVADGKRISGRGDTSVDTADFRVTEAFKELRTNVQFMNPDNPPRIFTVTSALPGDGKSTVADNIALSIAEQGRPVFLVDADLRRPTVARTFKIIEIAGLTDVIVGKARLDDVLQEIPSHPSLQILGAGPIPPNPSEIIASDRFSAIIYELAERGTVIIDAPPLLPVTDAAILAARFDGALIVAQAGQTTIDALQTAIDNLRRVNARILGAVLNRVPTSKGEASRYNYYGHQYDYSADIKSNKRKGKRAAASSRLTRNNSSNEA; encoded by the coding sequence TTGACGACCCTCTTGGGACTCGCGGCAGCCATGGGCTGGGCAGCCGTCCAGCCTCGCACCTACACTGCTCACTCCACCGGCCAAGTGACAACTGGCAACAACGACAACCTCGGCCTGGCCCTCGCAGCGGATCAACTCGCCCGCTCCAAGGCAACCCAGTTCAAGGCCCTCGCCACGTCACCAGCTGTCGCCAAGGCCGCCGTCTCCAAGGCTGGCATCGACCTCAGCCCCGATGCGGCCCTGGGCCGCGTATCGGTGTCTGTCCCGCTGGACACCGCGCAGCTGGAGATCAGTGCGAAGGGGTCCACGCCGGACGAGGCACGAAAGCTTGCAGACGCATGGGTGGCAGCGCTGGGTGATGAAGCTCAGAAAATCGAGAATGGCGGCTCGAAGCCGAAGGCCTCGAGCTCGAGTTCCCCCGAAGGCCAGTCCAGCGTCATCCGCGTGGTGAGCATCAGCCAGGCTGCCCTCCCCGGAGCGCCGTCCTCCCCCAACCTCAAGGTAGCGCTGGCTATCGGCCTCCTGGCAGGTCTTCTGGCCGGGTTCATTTACGCCCTGGTGAAGTCCTACTTTGATCGTCGCATTCGCTCTGCCGCGATCTTCACCAGTGAGTTCGACATCCCTGTGGTCGGCACTATCCCTGCATCCAAGGTCGTCGCCGACGGAAAGCGCATTTCCGGCCGCGGGGACACTTCGGTTGATACGGCGGACTTCCGCGTCACCGAGGCCTTCAAAGAGCTGCGAACCAACGTCCAGTTCATGAACCCGGACAACCCGCCGCGCATCTTCACGGTCACCAGTGCTCTGCCCGGTGACGGAAAGTCCACCGTGGCCGACAACATCGCTTTGAGCATCGCTGAGCAGGGTCGCCCCGTCTTCCTCGTCGATGCCGACTTGCGTCGCCCCACGGTAGCCCGGACCTTCAAGATCATCGAGATCGCCGGCCTGACCGACGTCATCGTGGGCAAAGCACGTCTTGACGACGTTCTGCAGGAGATCCCGAGTCACCCTTCGCTGCAGATTCTCGGCGCGGGTCCGATCCCTCCCAACCCGTCAGAGATCATCGCTTCTGACCGCTTCTCCGCAATCATCTATGAACTCGCAGAACGCGGCACCGTCATCATTGATGCTCCGCCTCTCCTGCCCGTCACCGACGCAGCCATCCTCGCTGCCCGCTTCGACGGCGCCCTCATCGTGGCACAGGCCGGTCAGACGACCATCGACGCCCTGCAGACTGCGATTGACAACCTTCGCCGCGTCAACGCGCGCATCCTCGGGGCCGTGCTGAACCGGGTTCCGACCTCCAAGGGCGAGGCCAGCCGCTACAACTACTACGGTCACCAGTACGACTACTCGGCTGATATCAAGTCGAACAAGCGGAAGGGCAAGCGCGCGGCCGCCTCGTCTCGGCTGACTCGGAACAACTCCTCCAACGAGGCATGA
- the pth gene encoding aminoacyl-tRNA hydrolase yields the protein MSDAWLIAGLGNPGPDYEGTRHNVGQMVVDHLAGELGLSFSTHRARALTATGRLAIGGTRVVLAKPLSYMNVSGGPVSGVAKSLDIPLERIVVVHDELDIPFGSVRLKRGGGEGGHNGLRDITKALGTKDYHRVRVGIGRPPGRMDVADFVLKRFGTAERAELPFLVDDAADAVRALLELGLTDAQQKVHAPA from the coding sequence ATGAGTGACGCGTGGCTGATCGCAGGACTGGGGAACCCCGGCCCTGACTACGAGGGCACGCGCCACAACGTCGGCCAGATGGTCGTGGACCATCTGGCCGGCGAGCTCGGTCTGTCCTTCTCCACGCACCGCGCGAGGGCGCTCACGGCCACTGGCCGCCTCGCGATTGGCGGCACCCGGGTGGTGCTCGCCAAGCCTCTGAGCTACATGAACGTCTCGGGCGGGCCCGTCTCCGGCGTGGCCAAGAGCCTGGACATCCCCCTCGAGCGCATTGTCGTGGTGCACGACGAGCTCGACATTCCCTTCGGCTCCGTGCGCCTCAAGCGCGGCGGGGGAGAGGGCGGCCACAACGGCCTTCGCGACATCACCAAGGCCCTCGGGACCAAGGACTACCACCGGGTGCGCGTCGGCATCGGCCGCCCGCCCGGACGGATGGACGTCGCGGACTTCGTCCTCAAGCGCTTCGGCACCGCAGAGCGTGCGGAGCTTCCCTTCCTGGTCGACGACGCGGCGGATGCCGTTCGTGCCCTCCTGGAGCTCGGCCTGACGGACGCCCAGCAAAAGGTGCACGCTCCCGCGTGA
- a CDS encoding glycosyltransferase family 2 protein: MQLDPHFPAPLKQMIKAQRISSVWANNRFSKTPVTGSADVDVSITSYGSRLGIVPYAIESLAMGALRPRRMILWISDDSFDPQSLPMLNRLVARGLEIRRTEDLGPHKKWYPYAVGEAGGEQRALVVADDDILYPSNWLEGLVEGHTSLTNVVVGYRAHAMEITDSGDVEPYSRWGVGSPEDEASHRLFVTSGAGTVIPPSLLSEMASHGMSFMEYTPRADDIWLNVSAIRANLPRKVLPNDHIRCVSFPRSQATALHHDNVTGGGNDQQLASTLTQQDRHTLAQ; the protein is encoded by the coding sequence ATGCAGCTTGATCCACATTTTCCCGCACCGCTCAAGCAGATGATCAAAGCCCAGCGCATTTCTTCCGTCTGGGCAAATAACAGGTTTTCGAAGACTCCCGTTACCGGCAGCGCAGATGTAGATGTCTCTATTACCTCTTACGGGAGCCGACTGGGCATCGTTCCCTATGCCATCGAGTCGCTCGCCATGGGAGCCCTGCGTCCGCGTCGCATGATCCTCTGGATCAGTGATGACAGCTTCGACCCACAAAGTCTGCCCATGCTCAACCGTCTCGTTGCACGCGGGCTTGAAATTAGGCGAACAGAAGATTTGGGCCCACACAAGAAGTGGTATCCCTACGCCGTCGGTGAAGCCGGAGGTGAGCAGCGCGCCCTCGTCGTTGCCGATGACGACATTCTCTACCCCTCAAACTGGCTCGAGGGCCTCGTCGAAGGCCATACGTCATTGACCAATGTCGTGGTGGGCTACCGGGCGCATGCCATGGAAATCACTGACTCCGGAGATGTCGAACCTTACAGTCGTTGGGGTGTAGGAAGTCCCGAGGATGAGGCATCACATCGCCTCTTCGTGACCAGTGGCGCCGGAACGGTCATCCCGCCTTCGCTCCTCTCCGAGATGGCATCGCATGGCATGAGCTTCATGGAATACACCCCCCGCGCCGACGACATTTGGCTCAATGTTTCAGCCATTCGGGCCAACCTTCCCCGTAAGGTCCTTCCGAACGACCACATCCGGTGCGTGAGCTTTCCCCGAAGCCAGGCAACCGCTCTGCACCACGACAACGTCACCGGCGGCGGCAATGATCAGCAACTCGCTTCAACCTTGACCCAGCAGGATCGCCACACACTGGCTCAGTGA
- a CDS encoding oligosaccharide flippase family protein has product MKLAQMFVSLLLPPIAALVSAPLLARALGQTGRGEVAAANAPILFTTAVLTFGLGDAATYFIARNKHRSTSLTFRVLAGFTALGALSAVFTWAAAPVLSRGNAQLAELLVLTAAATVPTFVTFGIRAIASGIQAFDLLAREAMITSSIRLAATIALFISGHLSVLSATLVFLLSPVVGAIALLPVFRRIPVNSDLPTARYTELFGYGHRIWLGALSGVVLSRIDQLLMVPLSSEAELGIYVVAVAIGELPSVVAAGVRAITFSADSAEAEGAAASTALRLQMMARMTATASFIAAGAGIALTPWAIPVFFGEEFRPAILPAIVLLIATAAGSAGSVGGAGLSARGRPGLRSLSMLFGALANLLVFFLLVPHTGALGAALATLAGSWVAGTANLIALSRVFGMPVSSFYGIRRSDLHVIISTISRRKGNHAA; this is encoded by the coding sequence ATGAAGCTCGCGCAAATGTTCGTGAGCCTCTTGCTGCCCCCGATTGCGGCCCTGGTGTCTGCGCCCCTGCTGGCCCGCGCACTCGGGCAGACGGGGCGTGGAGAGGTAGCTGCGGCCAACGCTCCAATCCTGTTCACAACAGCCGTACTCACATTCGGTCTTGGCGATGCGGCTACGTATTTCATCGCCCGAAACAAGCACCGGAGCACGTCGCTCACGTTCCGAGTTCTCGCTGGCTTTACGGCGCTTGGCGCTCTTTCTGCGGTTTTTACCTGGGCCGCAGCCCCTGTCCTGTCCAGAGGTAATGCACAACTTGCAGAACTTCTGGTCCTGACAGCAGCCGCCACAGTCCCCACATTCGTGACATTTGGCATCCGCGCCATCGCCTCAGGAATTCAAGCTTTTGACCTTCTCGCCCGCGAGGCAATGATCACGAGCTCAATCCGCCTCGCGGCCACAATCGCGCTCTTCATCAGTGGCCACCTCTCAGTCCTGTCGGCCACACTAGTGTTCCTTCTGTCGCCCGTCGTCGGTGCCATTGCGCTTTTGCCCGTTTTTCGTCGGATCCCAGTCAACTCGGACTTGCCAACCGCGCGCTACACAGAGCTCTTTGGCTACGGTCACAGAATCTGGCTCGGCGCACTTTCCGGTGTTGTTCTTTCGCGCATCGACCAGCTGCTCATGGTGCCGCTTTCCAGCGAGGCGGAACTTGGAATCTATGTCGTTGCCGTCGCCATTGGCGAGCTACCGAGCGTCGTGGCCGCAGGTGTCCGCGCCATCACGTTCTCGGCCGACTCTGCTGAAGCAGAGGGAGCCGCCGCTTCAACCGCTCTCCGTCTCCAAATGATGGCCCGGATGACAGCGACTGCCTCGTTCATCGCCGCAGGCGCAGGCATCGCGCTCACACCTTGGGCCATTCCCGTCTTCTTTGGTGAGGAGTTCCGGCCCGCAATTCTGCCGGCCATCGTTCTCCTCATCGCCACAGCTGCTGGCTCAGCCGGGTCCGTCGGTGGTGCAGGCCTGTCCGCCCGGGGTCGCCCTGGACTCCGAAGCCTGTCCATGCTCTTCGGCGCTCTAGCCAACCTCCTCGTGTTCTTCCTTCTCGTTCCACACACTGGCGCCCTGGGCGCAGCCTTGGCTACCCTCGCTGGCTCTTGGGTAGCCGGGACAGCGAATCTCATCGCGCTATCGCGCGTCTTCGGCATGCCCGTATCCTCGTTCTACGGAATTCGGCGATCCGACTTGCACGTCATCATCAGCACCATCTCACGACGAAAAGGCAATCATGCAGCTTGA
- a CDS encoding nucleotidyltransferase family protein yields the protein MTPVDRSQPPLAPHHGGGLASDFPSAAAVELGQALVMRSTARSYVIKGPLATRMGLRGTRPSSDVDLLVHPDDLDSLSGYLRTRGWIPRPEDDEDNVFPHHSTTYFHPQWPIDIDLHWKFPGFSLEPSEVFVRLSKHEEISEMAGLPVRHLDRTGTALIQLLHALRSPWTDVAREDLAVLASVLHEHEMKAICSLSSECGSLAPLRPFVQEHFPTIAADFTFPPIEEEWIVRTTNRSSASIRLVNLYQAPWRNKPILAFKALFPTREGLAANNLSAREADPAQLRRMRRARLVTFVRNLPAAITDARRTLKGLTRHD from the coding sequence GTGACGCCCGTAGATCGTTCGCAACCGCCGTTAGCGCCGCACCACGGCGGCGGCCTCGCATCGGATTTTCCGAGCGCGGCAGCCGTCGAGCTCGGCCAAGCCCTCGTGATGCGGAGTACCGCTCGCTCATACGTCATCAAGGGACCGTTGGCGACGCGCATGGGTTTGCGAGGCACCCGCCCATCCTCCGATGTGGATCTCCTGGTTCATCCGGATGACCTTGACTCTCTCAGCGGCTATCTGAGGACCCGTGGCTGGATACCGCGACCGGAAGACGACGAAGACAATGTGTTTCCGCATCACTCGACGACGTACTTCCACCCCCAATGGCCAATCGACATCGACCTCCACTGGAAGTTTCCCGGCTTCAGCCTGGAACCTTCAGAAGTGTTTGTGAGGCTGTCGAAACACGAAGAGATTTCCGAGATGGCAGGCCTCCCGGTCCGCCATCTCGATCGGACCGGTACGGCTCTCATCCAACTCCTCCACGCACTTCGAAGCCCTTGGACCGACGTGGCTCGGGAAGACCTGGCCGTCCTCGCGTCAGTCCTTCACGAGCACGAGATGAAAGCAATCTGCAGCCTCTCATCGGAATGCGGCAGCCTCGCCCCCCTGCGCCCCTTCGTCCAAGAACATTTTCCGACGATTGCCGCAGACTTCACCTTTCCGCCTATCGAAGAAGAATGGATCGTTCGCACCACAAACCGCTCCTCGGCTTCGATTCGGCTTGTCAATCTCTATCAGGCCCCGTGGCGCAACAAACCGATTCTGGCGTTCAAGGCCCTCTTTCCGACAAGAGAAGGACTTGCCGCAAACAATCTCAGTGCCAGAGAGGCTGACCCCGCGCAGCTCCGGCGCATGCGTCGAGCCCGTTTGGTCACCTTCGTCCGCAACCTCCCCGCAGCGATTACGGATGCTCGGCGTACCCTCAAAGGCCTGACGCGACATGACTGA
- a CDS encoding 50S ribosomal protein L25/general stress protein Ctc — MATTLIQGQLRTEFGKGAARQARRDGKVPAVIYGHGAEPIHVLLPQHEIELAVRTANALLDVKVDSESHLALVKDVQRDIIRQSVDHLDLLTVRRGEKVEVEVNVQVEGEATPGAVVNLETATILVEAEATHLPDSITFSVEGREIGEHVYVSDLDVPSGVTLLTDAETVVITISEPPVIDLGEEDEAAEDEAAEGEESGEGQSEAPSEDSSADSE; from the coding sequence ATGGCCACCACCCTTATTCAGGGCCAGCTCCGCACCGAGTTCGGCAAGGGCGCCGCCCGCCAGGCTCGCCGCGACGGCAAGGTCCCCGCGGTCATCTACGGCCACGGCGCAGAGCCCATCCACGTTCTTCTCCCGCAGCACGAGATCGAGCTCGCCGTCCGCACGGCCAACGCTCTCCTTGACGTCAAGGTCGACAGTGAGAGCCACCTGGCCCTCGTCAAGGACGTGCAGCGCGACATCATCCGCCAGTCGGTGGACCACCTTGACCTCCTGACCGTTCGCCGCGGCGAGAAGGTCGAGGTCGAGGTCAACGTGCAGGTCGAGGGCGAGGCCACGCCGGGCGCCGTCGTCAACCTCGAGACCGCCACGATCCTCGTCGAGGCCGAGGCGACGCACCTTCCCGACTCCATCACGTTCTCCGTCGAGGGCCGCGAGATCGGCGAGCACGTCTACGTGTCCGACCTCGACGTCCCCTCCGGCGTCACGCTCCTCACGGATGCCGAGACGGTCGTCATCACGATCTCCGAGCCGCCGGTCATCGACCTCGGCGAAGAGGACGAGGCTGCCGAGGACGAGGCCGCCGAGGGCGAAGAGTCCGGCGAGGGCCAGTCCGAGGCTCCCTCCGAGGACTCCTCCGCGGATTCCGAGTAA
- a CDS encoding nucleotide sugar dehydrogenase: MSPTKIVIIGQGYVGLPLAKEACAAGLSVVGLDLNRKTVDALNAGRSHVDDLSDQDIATMLTQGYRATADASAIAEADVVIICVPTPLNADGSSPDLGPVEGAMKSIAAHLKKGALVVLESTTYPGTTDTLVKGILDERGLRIDEDYFLAFSPERIDPGNPTFGLRNTPKIVGGVSSESGRRAAEFYSSLVDTVVQARGAREAETAKLLENTYRHVNIALVNEMARFCHELGIDIWDVIDAAKTKPFGFQAFYPGPGVGGHCIPIDPNYLSYEVKRSLGYPFRFVELAQEINSSMPRYTVDRIQALLNDESKAVKGSSVLLLGVTYKADIADQRESPAIPVAEELRNRGADVRFHDPKIAEWRLPSGSLERVADLEQALATSDIVVLLQKHSEYDLARLSDKSAVFFDTRGATRTSSARRL; this comes from the coding sequence ATGTCCCCCACCAAGATCGTCATCATCGGTCAGGGCTACGTCGGTTTGCCCTTGGCCAAGGAAGCATGTGCGGCCGGCCTCTCAGTAGTCGGACTCGACCTGAACCGCAAGACAGTCGACGCTCTGAACGCAGGTCGCTCGCACGTTGATGATCTGTCGGATCAGGACATCGCCACGATGCTCACCCAGGGCTACCGCGCCACGGCAGATGCTTCGGCGATTGCGGAGGCCGACGTCGTCATCATCTGCGTGCCCACGCCACTCAATGCGGACGGCTCGTCTCCGGACCTCGGACCTGTCGAGGGTGCAATGAAGAGCATCGCCGCCCATCTCAAGAAGGGCGCCCTCGTCGTTCTCGAGTCGACGACCTACCCCGGCACCACCGACACTCTGGTCAAGGGCATCTTGGATGAGCGCGGCCTGCGGATCGACGAGGACTACTTCCTCGCCTTCTCCCCGGAGCGGATCGATCCGGGCAACCCGACATTCGGCCTCCGCAACACGCCGAAGATCGTGGGTGGTGTGTCGTCCGAGTCGGGACGCCGCGCGGCTGAGTTCTACAGCTCCCTCGTCGACACAGTCGTTCAAGCTCGTGGGGCTCGTGAGGCCGAGACGGCAAAGCTGCTCGAGAACACGTACCGCCACGTAAACATCGCCCTCGTCAATGAAATGGCCCGATTCTGCCATGAACTCGGAATCGACATCTGGGACGTCATCGACGCCGCCAAGACCAAGCCCTTCGGTTTCCAGGCCTTCTACCCGGGCCCAGGCGTGGGCGGGCACTGCATCCCCATCGATCCCAACTACCTCTCCTACGAGGTGAAGCGCTCCCTCGGCTACCCGTTCCGTTTCGTGGAGCTCGCCCAGGAGATCAACTCCTCCATGCCCCGTTACACGGTCGACCGCATTCAGGCGCTCCTCAACGACGAGTCCAAAGCAGTGAAGGGGTCCTCCGTCCTGCTCTTGGGCGTGACATACAAGGCAGACATTGCCGATCAGCGCGAATCCCCTGCAATCCCCGTTGCGGAGGAACTGCGCAACCGCGGCGCGGACGTTCGCTTCCACGATCCCAAGATCGCCGAGTGGCGTCTTCCCTCCGGCTCCCTCGAGCGAGTTGCTGACCTCGAGCAGGCACTGGCCACCTCAGATATCGTCGTGTTGCTGCAGAAGCACTCGGAGTACGACCTCGCCCGGCTTTCTGACAAGTCAGCGGTCTTCTTCGACACCCGCGGTGCCACGCGCACGTCTTCTGCTCGTCGCCTCTAA